In a genomic window of Maricaulis maris MCS10:
- the sufB gene encoding Fe-S cluster assembly protein SufB — MAAVKETIEDVRNLEADKYKYGFTTDIEQDLAPKGLNEEIVRLISAKKGEPEWMLQWRLEALERFKAMKEPEWAKVNYPKIDYQDIHYYAEPKDGAKYDSIDDVPEEILADFAKLGISLKEQEVLLGVKGSENRVAVDAVFDSVSVVTTFKAELAKAGVIFCSISEALREHPELVRKYLGSVVPASDNFFATLNTAVFSDGSFVYVPPGVRCPMELSTYFRMNAQGTGQFERTLIIADKGAYVSYLEGCTAPMRDENQLHAAVVELVALDDAEIKYSTVQNWWPGDENGKGGVYNFVTKRGDCRGRNSKISWTQVETGSAITWKYPSCILRGENSRGEFYSIAVTNGRQQADTGTKMIHLGKGSTSRIISKGISAGRSDQTYRGLVSVHAKAEGARNFTQCDSLLIGDQCGAHTVPYVECKTPKAVLEHEATTTKLSEDQLFYARQRGLGEEAATALLVNGFVRDVLQQLPMEFAVEAQALLKVSLEGSVG; from the coding sequence ATGGCCGCAGTCAAGGAAACCATCGAAGACGTCCGCAATCTGGAAGCCGACAAGTACAAGTACGGCTTCACGACGGACATCGAACAGGATCTCGCCCCCAAGGGGCTGAATGAAGAGATCGTACGCCTCATCTCTGCCAAGAAGGGCGAGCCGGAGTGGATGCTGCAATGGCGCCTGGAGGCGCTTGAGCGCTTCAAGGCGATGAAGGAGCCTGAGTGGGCGAAGGTCAATTATCCCAAGATCGACTATCAGGACATCCACTACTATGCCGAGCCCAAGGACGGTGCCAAGTATGACAGCATTGACGATGTCCCCGAGGAAATCCTCGCCGACTTCGCCAAGCTGGGCATCTCGCTGAAGGAGCAGGAGGTCCTGCTGGGCGTGAAGGGATCTGAGAACCGGGTCGCTGTTGATGCGGTCTTTGACTCGGTGTCTGTGGTCACGACCTTCAAGGCCGAGCTGGCCAAGGCCGGGGTGATCTTCTGCTCGATCTCCGAAGCGCTGCGCGAGCACCCCGAGCTGGTGAGGAAGTATCTCGGCTCGGTCGTGCCAGCCTCGGACAATTTCTTTGCCACGCTGAACACGGCTGTCTTCTCGGACGGGTCCTTCGTCTATGTCCCGCCGGGCGTTCGCTGCCCGATGGAGCTATCCACCTATTTCCGGATGAATGCGCAAGGCACCGGCCAGTTCGAGCGCACGCTGATCATCGCCGACAAGGGCGCTTATGTGTCCTATCTGGAAGGCTGCACAGCGCCGATGCGCGATGAGAACCAGCTGCATGCCGCCGTGGTTGAGCTGGTCGCGCTGGACGATGCCGAGATCAAGTATTCCACCGTCCAGAACTGGTGGCCGGGGGATGAGAACGGCAAGGGCGGGGTCTATAATTTCGTCACCAAGCGCGGCGACTGCCGGGGCAGGAACTCCAAGATCTCCTGGACCCAGGTCGAGACCGGCTCCGCCATCACCTGGAAATACCCGTCCTGCATCCTGCGCGGTGAAAACTCGCGCGGCGAGTTCTATTCGATCGCGGTGACCAATGGCCGTCAGCAGGCCGATACCGGCACCAAGATGATCCATCTCGGCAAGGGGTCTACCAGCCGCATCATCTCCAAGGGCATATCTGCCGGCCGCTCCGACCAGACCTATCGCGGCCTGGTCTCGGTGCATGCCAAGGCCGAGGGCGCGCGCAATTTCACCCAGTGCGACAGCCTTCTGATCGGTGATCAATGCGGCGCCCACACCGTGCCCTATGTCGAATGCAAGACGCCGAAGGCGGTACTCGAGCACGAGGCGACGACGACCAAGCTCTCCGAAGACCAGCTCTTCTACGCCCGCCAGCGCGGCCTCGGCGAAGAGGCGGCGACGGCTTTGCTGGTCAATGGCTTCGTCCGTGATGTGCTGCAGCAATTGCCGATGGAGTTTGCGGTTGAAGCGCAGGCTTTGCTCAAGGTCTCGCTTGAGGGGAGTGTGGGCTAG